CTGGAGCCTCAGGAGTTGAAAATGTGATTTCATTCCGTGCCATTCCACCTCCATTTTCGGTGAAATTCAATCTCTCACAAGTAATACAAGACGTTCCTCTGATAAGACCTAACGGTACTCATATAGATATCTTAAAGATCCGACAAACAGGAATTTCTACAGTCATCGGCTCTTCTGGAGGTCAGGATACTCTAACAGGAAATCGTGACACCAAATTCTATGTAAGTTCCGGAGGAGGAACTATATATTCTGGAGCAGGGAAAAACTGGTATTACATACCTAAATTAAGTAGTAACCTTACTATTGTACTTACCCCGAACTCTACCGATCATGATCTTACACTCGGCATGAATTCCTTCGAGCTGCATTCAGGGGGAGATAATTTAAATTTAGTAGGTCTTGATGGGGATAACAGCACAGGTATATATATTGAAAATGCAAATCAGAGTAGCTCTTATGATCGTTGGGTAGGTCACTTTAAAGTAAAATTCTCTGACGGCATTACAGCTGAAGCTATAGAAAAACCTCTTCCAGGGAATAATACAAATACCACTACTCTAGGTTTTACAAAATGCGAACAGTCTACCTGGGCACTAAAACATCCTGAAGAACCTGGATTTGTAGATAATATCGTGAAATGGATGAAAAACTACCTCTGGTGGTTTGCTCCTGAGGTGTCCATCATTCAAAAACATAGTCATGTATCGTATTATGATGAAGACAAGCTTTTTGTTTACAAACCTGAAAAACACACAGAATTAGATCTTCGAGCTCAAGGTGAGTTTAAAACAGTAGTTGAAGGTGCCGTGGGTGTTTCTTATCTCCTATCTTCTGCTCCAAATATCCAAACTGAATCCATTAAAATCATACTAGCAGAAGACGGGGATGCTCCTCAATTTCTCGACCTTAGTACAATTGTTCCCAGTTTAATTGAGGGGAAAATGACCAATGGCACGGAAGAAAGCTCAAGTATAGATCTGACAGTTTCTTCTCTAAGATATACAATCCCTTTGACTCTAACTTGGGACCCTGGAGATCCTCCATGGGAAACAGTAATAGATATTAGCTCGAATGTTCGACCTACTTTGGGTAGCTGGTATAATCAATTAAAAGAAGATCCTAAAAAAGAGCATGTCCTCTATCACAATAGCGTTCTAGTCCCTGAAAGATTAGAGGGGATAATAAGCCTAAATAACGCTGTTACTTTAATGTTGAGCGATATGCAAAAGAGCAAAGAACATGTTCTTGGTGTAGAAAATAGGGGAGACATAGATCTAACAATACAGGGGACACTCTATGCTGGACATATCGAAGAAGTAATGACAGATCTGAGGTGGACGATGCTCGATTATCTCAAATCCATGAAGAAGTTCTCTGTCAAGGTACCTGCACATACCATTGAGTACATCGATTTCCGAGGTAGTGATCAAAGTGGAGGCAATGTCTTATTCTACAGTACGGTGGAATCAGGATTCCTTAAAGCAGACGTTAAACCAAAAACGACATTCTCTCATAATACATGGAAATTCTACGATGAAATTCGAATCTATACTACTTCACTACATCTTGAAGATTTCAATCGTTATCGCATTGCTTCTGAAACGTTTGCGCTAGCTCAACATATTATGTATGCTCAACGTTTAGTCAGCATAAAAGATAGAGATCTTATCTTGAAATTCTTCTATATCCGAGAAGGAAAGGGTATAGGATCTATACGCTTAGTATATAAAAACTTCTTTATTTCAGCTATGCAGGGAATTTCTCAGCGAACATTGGAAAAAGAAGCCATGGCGGTGCTTGCTGATAATCCCCTAGATTTAATTGATAAGGCTTACCGCAATTATTTAGAGCTAATATTAGGAGATGAGACATTTGATTTGGCAAAAATGCTCAAAGATTTTGGCTCCTCTGCCCATATCTTACCTCTACTGGAAGATCGAACGGATCATCAATTAAAGCTTCCTAGGAAATATCGACCTTTGGACTTAGCTGTATTAACTTACACTATAGATCCAAAAAATAGAAATGCTCCAGCAAATAAACTACTTTTCCTTGATCAAGCAATGAAAGAATATAGACTTCCTTCATCGACGATCTTAGAAAGTTCGTATTACTTAGATCCTATCAGTGGGGATCTTTATATAACGCGTATTCTATCAGATCAATTACAAAACCAAGCATTTGTTCTAAGATTGAAAGGATTTAAACAAGATTGGACAAGCTTTAAAAATATCATTGTATCTGCAGAACACAAAGGACTTGTTTCATCTAGTGGAACTGCTGTCACATTTATTGGTCCTGAGCTACGTCATTTAGAAATCAATTTCCCTAAGACAATCGCAAACGTAAAAATACAAGAAAGGATAGTTTCTAGAGCAGGTGTTATATTCCCAACTAATGACCAGATCGTACATTACGATCCTCGAATTGACCAGCAATTCTATTTATTAAGAGATTATATGCTATCAAATCTCAAAGATAGAACTAAAGGCTCTTCTAAACGTGCTAAAGCCTATGACAGCTATTTATTAGAGTCTGCTATGCACTTATATTCTCGAGATCCTAAATGGCAAATCCCCGAGAGCATGCTGCAATATGCTTTTGGCTATTACAGAGTCTATGTACCACACTGGGTACGCTCTCAAATGCGCGTAAATACAATGGTAAAAATGCCAAAGGGTAGCATTACAATTTCATTAATTACGACACAAAATGATCTTTTTGATCGTCGACCCGGAGCTGGTTATAACATCTACTTCACTATAGTTGGTTTGGACAAACACGTAAAAACTCATACTGATAAACCTGGAGATATGCTACTCGATCTAGATCAAGATGTAATTCTGAATGTGAAGAAAATCGACGAAAGCGAATATGCCAGAAGACGAATCTATGTAGTAGCAGAAATCGCTACAGAAGAAGCTCTTAAACTTCAATCTGATACCGATGTGGTTATCCTTCCTCAAGGAGAAAAATTCAGATTTAAAAGAACCTTGAAAGATAAAAAATAACGTAGTTCGTCCATAAGAACACAGCTTTTCTAATTCCTTTCGTTAAAGGATTCTCATAGAACAATCAAAGAATAAAAAATTTTTCTAAAAAGCATCTAAAAATCTAAGAAATGAACACCCGATTCTTACGATTTTTTTATTTCTTAGAACTAAATTCAGGGTAGGTAAATTTTTCTATCCTTATAGGATAAGTATGGTTGCAGTAATCATTTAGTTTACTATAATGGATCTCCCAAATTTTTATGGGAAAAGACTCTATCTATTTTATAATAAAGCTTTTGAAGTGGGGGATTGAAAGATAAATCCTGCGCAGTTGGACTATGACGCTTCCTGAAAAAACAACTCCTTCTACATCCACGCCCGCATCGCAATCCAACTACACAGCACCCTCTACTTCCACATCTAATTCTTCCTATCTCAATGAAACTACTACTGCTGCTGCTTCCTTAGACGAGAGACTTTCTCTTTATGATGAAGCTGTAAACCAGAATAATTCCACAGAGGCCGTTGTTGAATTAGGGAAAAAGTTACAAGAAGAGTTTTATAATTTAACGAATTCAAATACTACAGTACCCACAGCATCGCCATCGAATCATACGGGAAATTGGAAAACATCTTTTTTATATAATTTGGCACAACTTGTTGCACATGTTTTTCCCACAAAGATAGTACCGGCTAAAATCACTAAACCTACGGTTCTTCCACCGCCTAAAAATCATACAGAGACTTCTTCGACACATGTCTCTAGGCGTACTACCAATTCTTCTATTTCTGAGAACTCCACTTCTTTAACTCAGCCTACTATTGGGGGGGGAGGGGGGTTCCCGTGGAAAGAAAAGAATTCTGGCTAAGCTTGTTAAGGCTTCAGCCTCTTCTCAATCTAGAAAACCTACAACAACGCCTGCGAGATATTCTCCTACACATATTCCTAATTCCACTTCGTTTCTTCCGGAAAGTTCTACCCCTCTAGAGCAATCTATAGGAGAAACTAGTAGTGCCCTCATAAAAAAAGATACAACAACACCCGTTCAGAAGGCGGCCAAAGATCTACATTATCTTTCTAGAAGAAAACGTGGTTTAGAAGATGAGGCTCAAGCTGGGGGATCAGCGACTAATACATATGATCTTACACCTGAGAATATCGTAAAGAAATTAGGATTAACACCTGAGCAGGAGAGAACATGCCAAACACCGATCAATAACTTAAAGAAAGCCATAGGCCGCTATAATGATTTACAAACGAAAAACTCAAGGAAAGGGCAAGACCTTTTAGTTAAACAATCTACTTTTCTAGAAACAATCCAAAAAAGAGCAAAAATATCTAAACAACCGATTGTAGAACAGGTGATGACTACTATTAGAACCGAGTTTTTATCACACAAAGTTAAAGTAGATAAGCATCTACACGGTATCTGGATTGCTGGTTCTCCACCGGATGATACTGACGCCTATATTAAAGTATTTCTACAGACCTATACCGATTTCGACTTTCTCTTTTGGGTAGATGAAACTGCTTATGGTGCCGCGAAATTCTCATCTACTTTGAAGAAAATAGCTTTTGATTCATCTCTTAACGATTTAAGGAAAGAAACAGGAGAAGATGTAAAAAAATTTGTTAAATATTTCGATGATTTAAAAGCAAAATACGATGCCACAGAAAACCTTGACGAGAGGGAAAAATACTACGATGACCTACTCCAGATGTATAATGATTATGAGAGAGTAGATGAACATGTGAAGAATCATTTCAACGCTATATTTTTAAGAAATATAATTGTTTCTCAAGATGGCTTCTTCAATTTTTGTATGCTTAAAGGGGTTGATGCAATTACTGACCAAACACGCATAGAATATCTTGAGGAAACCATTAAACTCCCTAAAGAGGAGATCGAGCAATATAAGAAGACTATAGAGACTAATAAAAAGAAAATCCAAGATATCGTGGATAAAGTTAACAAGAGTTTAGGATCTGACAGGGTTAAAATTAAAGATGTCAAAAACCTTACTAGAATGAAAGACAGAATGCATCTCTATAATTATGAGATGGAGATGCTATTGCGATGGAATTATGCTGCTGCATCAGATCAGATCAGAATGTTCATGCTAGAAGAACATGGGGGAATTTATACCGATTTAGACATAATGCCCACATATTCTCAGGAAGTTACTAATGCTATTTTTGAGAAGGGTGGAAATAGATTTTTCGAAAGCTTGCAAATTAGACGCGCTCTTTCCGATGCCGCATTAAAAATAGCAAACGGAGAAACCACAGTTACTTTAGAACAAATCACCAAGGAAATCGATACATCTGAACTTACGGATGACGATAAGAAAAAAGTCACTGAGCTAATCGGTAAATTTCAAGAGATACATAAAAGTGAAGGTGGGGCCCAAGGGAAAACCAAGAAAAGTCTCTTTCAAACAATGGCTCCTGAAATAGTCCGAGATACGATGCCTATTTTGCGAAGATACCATAAGTGGTCCACAGGTTGGCATATTCGTGGATTGAATGGTTTGATGATGTCACATAAAGGCAGCGCCTTAGTTGATGGTGTTATTAGGGGCCAGTGGCAAGCCTATGCCGAATTAAGACATTTAAGAGAAAACGTTCTTAGCGGGGATTTTTTTAACACTCTAGAGGATTTGACACATTTAGACCGTGATGAAATGGTAGGAGGCCATTTAGTTAAAGATTATCTTGGGAAGAGTCTGTTCTACGACTTTAGACAAGATTCAATTATTCCTGGAGCCGTAAGTACATTAGGAATTACAGGTCCTGGTTTAATCAGAAATGAAATGATCAAGTACTTTAAAGGGCTTGGTCCTATGGGGAAAGCATTTCTGACTAAAGATGGAAACAAATTAGGGGATGATGCCTATTTAGGTTCTTATAAACAGATTACAACTCCAGAAGGAGAGACTACGTATGATTGGACAAACCCTCTATCCATAGGATCTAATGATGTAACCCCCGGCGATGAGAGTACCTGGTGTAATATTAAACGGCCATGTGCGGGTGAGTTACTTTTTTCTGATCCTTCAAAATTGCGTGTAGAAACTCCTAAAGGAGTGGAACGCACTAAAGTTGATCAAGCTGAATTCACTAAATTATGGTTGCAAAAATCAAAAGACAATCTACCTGGAGGGTTATTAGAAAGATTTAATCACCTCATTACTGAACGCAACATAGATATTGTAAGAATGTCTGAATTGGATCGTGAGATCTATGCCTTCAAGATGGAAATAAAAGATGATGTTATAGCACAAGCATCTATGTTTTCTTTACAGCTACAACTTGCGCAGCTGATTCGTGATGTTAAACTTCCAGTTTCCAATCAAGTTAACTATTTCCCAAATCCACATCAACATTTTGAAGAAGATCTAGAAAAAGCCATTAAATTATATCTAAATAGCAATTCGCAGACAGGAATTACTATATGGCATAGCTCATCAAGTGATCTATCGATGTTTTTAAAAGATATGCTGTCCGTAGCTGAAAGACAATTAGAGATAGGCAATCTCATTGATTCTATAAGCCCATCACCCTTTTCTATAACAGAGATGGAGCTTTTAACAAAATATTCCGAACTTAGTTCTAAGGAGAGCTTAGATTTTCTTACGCCTGAAGAAACTGATAAATTCCTAGAAATCACAAGTAAAATAGCAGAGGATCGCAATCTTCAAGCAAAGGTCAATGAAATTGAAGAGCATGTCTCATCAGGACAGTTATTTAAAAAGTTAGAAAATCTAATAGATCGTTGGTTGACACTATCAGATGACGATAGAAAAAAAGCAATCCTTGATAAAATGAAAGAAATGGCTCGAGGTAGTGGTCTGGATAAGCAAGAGCAAGAGAGTACAGAAAAATGGTATGAGAAACTCTATGATGAGACACTACAAAAACGTGTCACTGATCCAAAGAAAAAATTAGAAGATATTGTTAAGAAATTTGAGGCAAGTGAACGTGTAGTTTTACAGGATTTGGATCATTTTCTATCCGATGAACATTTATTTTCACGCATGCATAGAGACGGTTATTCTTTTAGTGATTTAATTGATCTTTATAGATTCATGGTTGCTAATTCAGGTGTTTCCGGAATCTTTTCTTCAGAAAGTGTTTTCCCTTCTCCTTCCAAGCACCTAGTACAGATGATGCAAACAACACTAGATGCTGATTATGAGAATATGCATGACAATCTCGACAAAGTATATGATTACCTAGCTCTCAATCCAGATAGCCAAGAAGCAAAAGCAGCTTTAGAACAGGTACCAGAAGCATTAAGGGAAAAATTAAAATCATCTCATATCCCTGATCTACTAACTCCTCCTGTAGATGCGTACGTCTCTGCTTTAGGAATGCAGTATGGTATGGACAATGGTGTGGAATCCAATCGTATTATGACGAGTACCATACCAGGTATATTCAATCCAACAGGCTATACCATGGCAAACTATTTCGATAGTCTTTATGAACTACATCTAAGCATTCATGATGGTTCCTTGAATTTAGAGTCAGCAAAAAAATTTCTTGAAGATAAAGGTGTCTATTGTTTTATTGACAACGATCGTATTCAAGAGCTCGTCAAGCTTGCAAAGGATAAGAAATATCTCTCCTTAACTGAAATTCATCAAACTCTTTCTAAGACAGAAAATTTTGCACAAGCATCAGGCCATCTACTATCCAGCATTTTACCTGGAGCTAGTGATATCTTTCAAAGAGAGGCAAATTTCGGTCGTCCCTTAGCAACTGCAATGCAAAATCCAACCGCGATTAATCCGTATGATTATCGCGGAGTAGGGGCTAGTAAAGATCTTTTCTCCACTCCTCCTGATGTACCGACGATACAAAATGCCGTAGAGCGAGCAAAATATTCTTTATTTTCTTGGCCAGATTTCTCTAGAGAGATGATCCCTAAATGGGAGGGTTTAGCACACGCATTCGGTTCTGAGATTGCTCACATACACCCACAAACGTTTCTATATCAATTAGAAGGGCGTTGTATGGGTCTCTCTATGCTCTATATGTCAGCTGAAAATTTCATTGACTATACTTTCATCACAAGAAATCTTCTGACAGTGGGTGCTCTATTTCAAATAAAAGAGCGTGATCATCTACGACTATCAGATGCAGATAATACGTTTTTAGAGAAGAGTCAAGCCTACATTGATTGGTTGCAATATCATGGAAATGCAGATCTGAAGACAGGAGGAATACTAACTGAACATACGTGGGACATTAATAAGTTAGTTCAGACATTTGGTAGACAAACAAGTATGCCAAGTCTATTAGTAACTACTCCCAGCCATTCCATGGTTGTTCAAGTAATAGGTAAAGCTTACAGAGTCACAGATCCCAACTTTGGACATTGTGATTTTCCAACATTACGACAGGCTCTATTGTTCTTAGAATCTTCAGTACAACTAACTACAGAAGTAAGAGATCGCTATGGGATATCTCCTGAAAAAAGTGTAGCATCTCAGCTGAAACTCTACACTACAGATTCAACAAAAGCAAAAAACACCTGGTTTTCTTCTACTGATCTAGGATTTTCAGCTCTTGAGCATATGACAACTCTTGATCTTATGATACTAAGGCTGGGAGATGTCCATATAGGCCGCAGAAGAATATCCTGGGCGGACCTATATAGAATAGGGGGGACTATTGATCATAAAAGGATCGATGAAAAGACCTCTGAAGCAGATCTCGATAAATTAAAATTAGATGGGGATATTTTACATGATTTTCTTTCTAGGCATGTCTTAGATCCCGATCTTGCTTCTACAATCCTATATATCTTAGATCATTACGGTATAGAAGATGGAACAAAAGAGGTCAGTAGGAAATTAATTGTTGCAACTCCTAGAGATCTCACAGCTTTAATAAGTGGGATTAAAAGCAAAGCACAGCAAGTGAGCTCCATGTTACGGAATATAATGGAGGACATAGGAAAAGCCATTAAAGGCACATCGGCTGGCGATAAAGATAAGATATCTGTCACCAATGTGGATGTCAATGGAGATGAGATCTCCTTTGATTTTAAGGATGGAGGATCTACAAAAAAAATCAAAATTCCGAGTCATGGATTAGTCAAATTATTTAAAGATCTAGGGAAAATGTTAAATGATCTTGCTGGTACAGGCGTTATGGATATGGAGCTCGGTATGTCCGCAGTCTCTATTATACAATACGCACGCATGGTACAAGCAGGAAAAGGTAGTGAGGCTCAAGCTCTTTTTGACTTATTTTTAGATGGGAAAGAAATGGCTGAAATGACCTTAGGAACTGTTATCCAAGGTGTAGGAAAGAAATTCATTACAGATCAAGGGATTGATGGATTCCGATTAGAATCACTCATATCTAAGAAACTCATAAAAGCCTCTACAAAAGTTGGAGGAACTTTAGGAAAAGCATTTTTTAGATTAGGACAAATGTTAGAGCTTCCTATTCTTGAAGCTGTTGCTGGGGTCTGGAGTCTCTATACTAGTATAGAAGATCTACAACACGCCTCTTCACATAGTGATACGATGGCAGCACGTGTTCAAATAGCTTTCGATACTATTACTTTAGCATTAACAATATCTGCTGTTGCTGCTCCTGCTGCAATGTTAGCTGCAGGACCTATTGCTGCTATTGGCATGGGAGCTGCATCAATTGCTCGCAACATTGCTTTGACAGAAGAACGTCATAACGCTTGGAATGAATATAAACACTTCCTAGAAGAAGGCAGTGAACACATTGTAAACGCTTTCCCAGAAAGAGGATTGCTTGACTTCTCTGGGAATCATGTCTTGGGAAATATAGTTTTAGACCTAAGAAAAAATCCCCCTACTCTTACAGGAGATAGATCATATAATGCAAATAGATGGATTGGACATAAACCAGGATGGTCTGATTCACAAGTCAGAGAAAAGTTAAGTTACGCATTTAGTATTACTCCATATTATGCCCTAGCAAGAGGACATGCCAATAGCTTTTGGCCTTCTGAAGTTCCTAAAATCCCCGCGGGCATCTACAACACCATTATTCTTGGATACGGAATTACATATCAAGGAACTACTGAGGTTGTTTATCTCTCAAATAGAATAGTTTGGAAAGAAGCTGTCTTAGACCCAACATCTCGTTATTATGTACCCCCCTTAACAGCTAAAAAAGAAGAAAGTACGGTAATAACAGGAGATACACAAACGACTGTTATTCCTGTACGTCTTTTAGATAGTGATTCTCCAGAGAGAATAGCATACGCCTCACAATATAAAGATTATAAAATCACGATTAAAGGGGGCAAAGGAGGGATAACTGTTCAAATTGGTGGAGCGGGTTATTACAATATTACAGGGGCTCCGGGAGTTGAAAATGTAATTTCATTCCGTGGCATTCCACCTCCACTGGGTGTCAAATTTAATCTAGCGCAATTAGAGCAACCAGTTCCTCTAACAAGACCTAATGGCACAAGTACGGATATTTTAAAAATTCGACAAAAAGGAATTTCTACAGTCATTGGTTCTTCTGGAGGCCAAGATACTTTAACAGGAAATCGTGATACCAAATTCTATGTAAGCCCTGGAGGAGGAATTATATATTCTGGAGCAGGGAAAAACTGGTATTACATCCCTAAATTAGATAACAATCTTACTATTGTACTTACTTCGAACTCTACCGATCACGATCTTACACTCGGCATGAGCTCATTTGAACTACATTCTGGAGGAAATAATCTAAACTTATTAGGCCTCAATGGGGATAACAGCACCGGCATATATATTGAGAATGCAAATAAGAGCAGTTCATATGAACATTGGATAGGTCATTTTAAAGTCAAATTCTCTGATGGCATTACAGTTGAAGCTATAGAAAAACCTCTCCCAGGGAATAGTACGAACACTACTACTTTAGGCTTTACAAAATGTGATCAGTCTACCTGGGCATTAAAACATCCTGAAGAACCTGGATTCGTAGATAATATTGTGCGGTGGATGAAAAAATACCTCTGGTGGTTTGCTCCTGAAGTATCCATCGTTCAGCAGCACAGTCGCGTATCATATTATGACAACAAAAAGCTTTTTGTTTACAAACCCGATAAACATACCGAGCTAGATATTCGAGCTCAAGATGAGTTTGGGGCGGTGGTTGAAGGTGCTGTGGGTGCTTCTTATCTCCTATCTTCTCCACCAAATATCAAAACCAAATCCACTGAAATTGTACTAGCAGAAGACGGGGATGCTCCTCAATTAATTGATCTTGGCTTACTTGTTCCAAGTTTAATTAAGGCTAAAATGACAAGTAAGACATCCATAGATCTGGAAGTTTCTTCTCCAAGATATACAGTTCCTATGGTTTTAAGTTGGGATCCTGGAGATCCTCCTTGGAAAACAGTAATAGAAGTTAACTCGTATGTCCGACCAACTCTAGGGGAGTGGCATCGTAAAATCCAACAACATCCTGAACAAACCCACGTTCTTTATCACAGTAGCGTCCTAGTCCCAGAAAGATTAGAAGGTATACTGAGTCTAAACAACACAGTTACCTTGATGTTAAGTGAAGTAAATAAGACTAAAGAACATATTCTTGGGATCGAAAATAAAGGCGGGATAAATCTGAAGATATGGGGAACTCTCCATGCCGGGCATATTGAAGGTGCTATGATGAATCAAATATGGACAAGGTTTAGAAACTTTGCGTCCTTAAAAGTCTTCGATATCACAGTACCAGCCTATTCTATTAAATATCTTGATTTCCAAGGCAGCGACAAAAGTAGTGGAAACATCCTATTTAACAGCATACTAGAATCTAAATATCTTAAAGCAGATATCAAACCAAAAACGAAATTCTCTCATAACACATGGAGGTGGTATGACGAGGTTCAGATCTTCTCTACTTCATTAGAGCTTGAAGACTTCTATCGTTATCGCATTCATTCTGAAACACAAGAATTATCGCGATACTTGATGTACTCTCAAAAATTAGTGAGCATACAAAATAGAGATTTCATCTTAAAATTCTTCTTTGTTCGCGAAGGAAAGGGTGTAGGAGCTATACGTTTTGTATTTAAAAACTTCTTTAATGGATATCTGGATGGTATTTCTGAGAGAACATTAGAAAAAGAAGCTAAACCTTTGATGGCTTCAAATCCATATCAATTCATTGATCCAGGTTACCGAGATCACTTAGAGCTGACTTTAGGGAAAGAGACGTTTAACCTAGCCACAATGGTTAGAGAATACTGTTCGTATTCCTATATTCTACCGCTAGGAGAAGATGAACAGCGTCGTTTGACTATTCCTCGCCAATATTGGTCTTTAAACTTGTCTGTATTAACTTATACTATAGATGCTAACAAGATCAAAAATGGTCCAGAAAAGACCCTGCTCTTTTTCTCTGATGCAATGAAGGAATATAGACTTCCTTTAGCAACAATCTTGAAA
This portion of the Chlamydia crocodili genome encodes:
- a CDS encoding LifA/Efa1-related large cytotoxin; the protein is MGGEGGSRGKKRILAKLVKASASSQSRKPTTTPARYSPTHIPNSTSFLPESSTPLEQSIGETSSALIKKDTTTPVQKAAKDLHYLSRRKRGLEDEAQAGGSATNTYDLTPENIVKKLGLTPEQERTCQTPINNLKKAIGRYNDLQTKNSRKGQDLLVKQSTFLETIQKRAKISKQPIVEQVMTTIRTEFLSHKVKVDKHLHGIWIAGSPPDDTDAYIKVFLQTYTDFDFLFWVDETAYGAAKFSSTLKKIAFDSSLNDLRKETGEDVKKFVKYFDDLKAKYDATENLDEREKYYDDLLQMYNDYERVDEHVKNHFNAIFLRNIIVSQDGFFNFCMLKGVDAITDQTRIEYLEETIKLPKEEIEQYKKTIETNKKKIQDIVDKVNKSLGSDRVKIKDVKNLTRMKDRMHLYNYEMEMLLRWNYAAASDQIRMFMLEEHGGIYTDLDIMPTYSQEVTNAIFEKGGNRFFESLQIRRALSDAALKIANGETTVTLEQITKEIDTSELTDDDKKKVTELIGKFQEIHKSEGGAQGKTKKSLFQTMAPEIVRDTMPILRRYHKWSTGWHIRGLNGLMMSHKGSALVDGVIRGQWQAYAELRHLRENVLSGDFFNTLEDLTHLDRDEMVGGHLVKDYLGKSLFYDFRQDSIIPGAVSTLGITGPGLIRNEMIKYFKGLGPMGKAFLTKDGNKLGDDAYLGSYKQITTPEGETTYDWTNPLSIGSNDVTPGDESTWCNIKRPCAGELLFSDPSKLRVETPKGVERTKVDQAEFTKLWLQKSKDNLPGGLLERFNHLITERNIDIVRMSELDREIYAFKMEIKDDVIAQASMFSLQLQLAQLIRDVKLPVSNQVNYFPNPHQHFEEDLEKAIKLYLNSNSQTGITIWHSSSSDLSMFLKDMLSVAERQLEIGNLIDSISPSPFSITEMELLTKYSELSSKESLDFLTPEETDKFLEITSKIAEDRNLQAKVNEIEEHVSSGQLFKKLENLIDRWLTLSDDDRKKAILDKMKEMARGSGLDKQEQESTEKWYEKLYDETLQKRVTDPKKKLEDIVKKFEASERVVLQDLDHFLSDEHLFSRMHRDGYSFSDLIDLYRFMVANSGVSGIFSSESVFPSPSKHLVQMMQTTLDADYENMHDNLDKVYDYLALNPDSQEAKAALEQVPEALREKLKSSHIPDLLTPPVDAYVSALGMQYGMDNGVESNRIMTSTIPGIFNPTGYTMANYFDSLYELHLSIHDGSLNLESAKKFLEDKGVYCFIDNDRIQELVKLAKDKKYLSLTEIHQTLSKTENFAQASGHLLSSILPGASDIFQREANFGRPLATAMQNPTAINPYDYRGVGASKDLFSTPPDVPTIQNAVERAKYSLFSWPDFSREMIPKWEGLAHAFGSEIAHIHPQTFLYQLEGRCMGLSMLYMSAENFIDYTFITRNLLTVGALFQIKERDHLRLSDADNTFLEKSQAYIDWLQYHGNADLKTGGILTEHTWDINKLVQTFGRQTSMPSLLVTTPSHSMVVQVIGKAYRVTDPNFGHCDFPTLRQALLFLESSVQLTTEVRDRYGISPEKSVASQLKLYTTDSTKAKNTWFSSTDLGFSALEHMTTLDLMILRLGDVHIGRRRISWADLYRIGGTIDHKRIDEKTSEADLDKLKLDGDILHDFLSRHVLDPDLASTILYILDHYGIEDGTKEVSRKLIVATPRDLTALISGIKSKAQQVSSMLRNIMEDIGKAIKGTSAGDKDKISVTNVDVNGDEISFDFKDGGSTKKIKIPSHGLVKLFKDLGKMLNDLAGTGVMDMELGMSAVSIIQYARMVQAGKGSEAQALFDLFLDGKEMAEMTLGTVIQGVGKKFITDQGIDGFRLESLISKKLIKASTKVGGTLGKAFFRLGQMLELPILEAVAGVWSLYTSIEDLQHASSHSDTMAARVQIAFDTITLALTISAVAAPAAMLAAGPIAAIGMGAASIARNIALTEERHNAWNEYKHFLEEGSEHIVNAFPERGLLDFSGNHVLGNIVLDLRKNPPTLTGDRSYNANRWIGHKPGWSDSQVREKLSYAFSITPYYALARGHANSFWPSEVPKIPAGIYNTIILGYGITYQGTTEVVYLSNRIVWKEAVLDPTSRYYVPPLTAKKEESTVITGDTQTTVIPVRLLDSDSPERIAYASQYKDYKITIKGGKGGITVQIGGAGYYNITGAPGVENVISFRGIPPPLGVKFNLAQLEQPVPLTRPNGTSTDILKIRQKGISTVIGSSGGQDTLTGNRDTKFYVSPGGGIIYSGAGKNWYYIPKLDNNLTIVLTSNSTDHDLTLGMSSFELHSGGNNLNLLGLNGDNSTGIYIENANKSSSYEHWIGHFKVKFSDGITVEAIEKPLPGNSTNTTTLGFTKCDQSTWALKHPEEPGFVDNIVRWMKKYLWWFAPEVSIVQQHSRVSYYDNKKLFVYKPDKHTELDIRAQDEFGAVVEGAVGASYLLSSPPNIKTKSTEIVLAEDGDAPQLIDLGLLVPSLIKAKMTSKTSIDLEVSSPRYTVPMVLSWDPGDPPWKTVIEVNSYVRPTLGEWHRKIQQHPEQTHVLYHSSVLVPERLEGILSLNNTVTLMLSEVNKTKEHILGIENKGGINLKIWGTLHAGHIEGAMMNQIWTRFRNFASLKVFDITVPAYSIKYLDFQGSDKSSGNILFNSILESKYLKADIKPKTKFSHNTWRWYDEVQIFSTSLELEDFYRYRIHSETQELSRYLMYSQKLVSIQNRDFILKFFFVREGKGVGAIRFVFKNFFNGYLDGISERTLEKEAKPLMASNPYQFIDPGYRDHLELTLGKETFNLATMVREYCSYSYILPLGEDEQRRLTIPRQYWSLNLSVLTYTIDANKIKNGPEKTLLFFSDAMKEYRLPLATILKSSYYLDPVSGDLYITRIISSWKNEAFVLTLKEFKQNWDIFKDIVILAPHTELTTSTATALTFVGPELRHLEINFPMMFGDKRFEERIVSRASTIFPTNDQIIHYDPRVDKQFYALSDYMLWNLRDRTKGSSKRAKAYDNYLLASAMHLSSKEPKWKIPDSMLEYAIGYYRVQVPQWVRSHMRTYTLVKMPKGSIKISLITTQNDLFDRKPGGGFNIYFSLLGLNKHVKAQSDKPGDMLLDLDKDVILKVQKIDESEYSRKRIYVVAEIATEEERRLRPNSQVIVFPGGERFRYKRNVSDNKEEENDEEQEEEEDDDEENEDQEDDFN